From the genome of Vicingaceae bacterium, one region includes:
- a CDS encoding hypothetical protein (possible pseudo, frameshifted), giving the protein MEYPLYFSSQDGKVLLNEGNGQLIDYYPNGKIKIHATYQNSLPHGRFLKYFENGHTMTDCRFNEGKRHGECLTYFENGNLFTKENYLHDTLNGPAFEYHDNGQLHVKKFYSAGLLNDTFITYFKDGKISTLGFYKNGLKEGHWQYFLPNGKLDFEGDFKDGKRHGHWTFYFHKNGKIEWEGDFFDDKKHGLFRYYYENGNIWKEGKYVNDLKQGVWTTWNENGIKIMEGPFENGKEHGLWRSWYDSGKLLQEGYFEQGLMHGPWKGYFENGQLEFQGQYNLGKKHGEWKYFYSDGKPRILDTYDNGVLNGWHQAWFENGNIAEMGLYYQNKLDGLWTYFYDNGKKMREANFVQGRQEGKVTTWYPFGGIESEMNYKNHLPHGKWIYYGKKNAEVIKIIEFKNGQKVKEYTPGKNKN; this is encoded by the coding sequence GTGGAGTATCCTTTATATTTTTCTTCGCAGGATGGGAAAGTATTGTTAAATGAAGGCAACGGACAACTTATTGATTATTACCCCAACGGAAAAATAAAGATTCATGCAACCTACCAAAATTCTTTGCCACATGGCAGGTTTTTGAAATACTTCGAAAATGGTCATACCATGACCGACTGTCGGTTTAATGAAGGTAAACGGCATGGCGAATGCTTGACTTATTTCGAAAACGGAAACCTTTTCACAAAAGAGAATTATCTACATGACACTCTCAACGGGCCTGCTTTTGAATATCACGACAATGGTCAGTTGCATGTCAAAAAATTTTATTCGGCGGGTTTATTGAATGACACTTTCATCACTTATTTCAAAGACGGCAAAATTTCCACTTTGGGATTTTATAAAAACGGACTAAAAGAAGGGCATTGGCAATATTTTTTGCCTAACGGCAAATTGGATTTTGAAGGGGATTTTAAAGATGGAAAACGTCATGGACATTGGACATTTTATTTCCACAAAAACGGAAAGATTGAATGGGAGGGAGATTTTTTCGATGATAAGAAACATGGATTATTTAGGTATTATTATGAAAATGGGAATATTTGGAAAGAAGGAAAATATGTGAACGACCTAAAACAAGGTGTTTGGACTACCTGGAACGAAAACGGCATAAAAATCATGGAAGGGCCGTTTGAAAATGGAAAAGAACATGGTCTATGGCGCTCTTGGTATGATTCCGGAAAGTTATTGCAGGAGGGGTATTTCGAACAAGGTTTGATGCACGGTCCATGGAAAGGTTACTTCGAAAACGGACAATTGGAATTTCAAGGGCAATACAATCTTGGTAAAAAACACGGAGAATGGAAGTATTTTTATTCCGACGGCAAACCAAGAATTCTCGATACCTACGACAATGGCGTGCTGAACGGTTGGCATCAGGCATGGTTTGAAAACGGAAATATAGCGGAAATGGGATTGTATTATCAAAACAAACTTGATGGATTGTGGACCTATTTTTACGACAATGGGAAAAAAATGAGGGAAGCAAATTTTGTTCAAGGTCGTCAGGAAGGAAAAGTGACCACATGGTATCCATTTGGAGGCATAGAGTCGGAAATGAATTATAAGAATCATTTGCCTCACGGCAAATGGATTTATTATGGGAAAAAAAATGCAGAGGTGATTAAAATCATTGAATTTAAAAACGGTCAAAAAGTTAAAGAATATACCCCCGGTAAAAACAAAAATTAA
- a CDS encoding prevent-host-death protein, translated as MFTIQKITSAFLSVLFLFPFWVLAQQSIKGRVTEAATQQPLPFANVCLLKDTTLVKCVSSDENGQFKIDNVYPGIYKISVSFIGYQTHIEYGIQVNAGKDRMLQFSLQPSAIALESVEVTAERGIQSNDPMAVVSARTFSVEESELYVGSRFDPARMVANYAGVQGADDSRNDIVVRGNSPLGVLWRVEGIPIPNPNHFAVSGSTGGPVTIINNKTLANSDFYSGAFPAEFGNAIAAVFDLKLRNGNNEKHEFTTQFGFLGTELAAEGPIKKQKSSYLAAYRYSTLALFSGAGIDIGTNAVPRYQDLNFKLNFPLNDGKSISVFGLAGKSDIDIVISRQKDTSEIDLYGQNDRDQYFGTRMATIGAVYTHPVNEKWLFKNTLAISHENQHAFHQYIARHVDNNGMFVIDSVYDYLYFHFTQNKIADHAYASYRPAARWWIKAGVVAEFYQLLFNDSQFYETPPHWEVRWNTNKNTYIVQPYIQALHSINEKQDITFGLHGLYFGYNSTYSFPEPRVGWQFKINSKHMLSAGMGLHSQIIPFYVYFYLQPDSSGRRRIINQHVGPMKSHHNVVGYTYQGKFRFRAEIYYQYLFDIPVEVKPSAFSLVNQGSSFSRFFPSELTNKGTGYNTGVEFTFEKFVYGKYFLMSTLTLYDSKYKASDGKWRNTDFNGRYIFNFLAGKTFKAGKKSTLNIGTKFTYAGSRRYGIIDTLRTFAEREIIFSDSLYNQFQFPPYLRLDFKINFLVNNPKASHEIGIDLINVTNRRNILNYTFAPVQGTDRPPIKLNYQLGFLPLFYYKINFQANVR; from the coding sequence ATGTTTACAATACAGAAAATTACATCAGCATTTTTGAGTGTTTTATTTTTATTTCCGTTTTGGGTTTTGGCACAACAATCCATCAAAGGACGTGTGACAGAAGCAGCCACCCAACAACCATTGCCTTTTGCCAACGTTTGCTTATTGAAAGATACCACCCTTGTCAAATGCGTTTCGTCTGACGAAAACGGACAGTTCAAAATAGACAATGTGTATCCGGGCATATACAAAATTTCTGTTTCGTTTATCGGATACCAGACACATATTGAATACGGCATACAGGTCAATGCAGGGAAAGACAGGATGTTGCAATTTTCATTGCAGCCCTCGGCAATTGCATTGGAAAGTGTGGAAGTTACCGCAGAAAGAGGCATACAGAGCAACGACCCGATGGCCGTGGTCAGTGCCCGCACATTCTCGGTGGAAGAATCGGAGTTGTATGTCGGCAGCCGTTTTGATCCTGCAAGAATGGTGGCAAATTATGCGGGAGTTCAAGGCGCAGACGACAGCCGAAACGATATCGTGGTGAGAGGAAATTCGCCTCTGGGCGTTTTATGGAGAGTGGAGGGCATACCCATTCCCAATCCGAACCACTTTGCCGTATCGGGCAGCACAGGCGGGCCCGTAACCATCATCAATAACAAAACATTGGCCAACTCGGACTTTTATTCCGGGGCATTTCCTGCCGAATTTGGCAATGCCATTGCCGCTGTGTTTGATCTGAAGCTCCGCAATGGCAACAATGAAAAACACGAGTTTACCACGCAATTTGGTTTTCTGGGAACAGAGCTCGCCGCTGAAGGGCCCATCAAAAAACAAAAATCATCATATCTTGCGGCCTACCGTTATTCGACCCTTGCCCTTTTCAGCGGTGCAGGCATCGACATTGGCACCAATGCCGTTCCACGTTACCAGGATCTTAATTTCAAATTGAATTTCCCTTTAAACGACGGTAAATCAATATCTGTCTTCGGACTTGCCGGCAAAAGCGATATAGACATTGTGATCAGCCGACAAAAAGATACTTCGGAGATAGATCTTTACGGACAAAATGACCGGGACCAATACTTTGGCACACGCATGGCTACAATCGGAGCTGTGTATACCCATCCGGTAAACGAAAAATGGTTGTTTAAAAACACCCTGGCCATCTCACACGAAAACCAGCACGCCTTTCACCAATACATTGCCCGGCATGTCGATAACAATGGCATGTTTGTCATCGATAGTGTGTATGATTATCTCTATTTTCATTTTACACAAAATAAAATAGCCGATCATGCCTATGCAAGTTACCGTCCGGCTGCCCGTTGGTGGATTAAAGCCGGTGTAGTGGCAGAGTTTTATCAATTACTTTTCAACGACAGTCAGTTTTATGAAACACCGCCCCATTGGGAAGTCAGATGGAATACCAACAAAAACACCTATATTGTTCAACCCTACATACAGGCACTGCATTCCATCAATGAAAAACAAGATATAACCTTCGGCCTGCATGGATTATATTTTGGCTACAACAGCACTTATTCGTTTCCGGAACCTCGTGTGGGTTGGCAATTCAAAATAAATTCCAAACACATGCTTTCAGCCGGAATGGGTTTGCACTCACAAATCATTCCTTTTTATGTGTATTTTTACCTTCAGCCCGACAGCAGCGGCAGGCGGAGAATCATCAATCAACACGTGGGACCTATGAAAAGCCATCACAACGTGGTAGGATATACCTATCAGGGCAAGTTCAGATTCAGAGCCGAAATTTATTATCAATATCTTTTCGATATTCCGGTTGAAGTGAAACCTTCTGCATTTTCTTTGGTAAATCAAGGCAGCAGTTTCAGCAGGTTTTTCCCTTCGGAACTGACAAACAAAGGCACAGGATACAATACGGGAGTAGAATTTACATTCGAAAAATTTGTGTATGGCAAATATTTTTTAATGTCTACGCTTACCCTCTATGATTCAAAATATAAAGCAAGTGACGGAAAATGGAGAAACACCGACTTCAATGGTAGGTATATTTTCAATTTTTTGGCAGGCAAAACTTTTAAAGCTGGAAAAAAAAGCACATTGAACATAGGCACGAAGTTTACTTATGCCGGCAGCCGTAGATACGGAATCATCGACACTTTGAGAACTTTTGCCGAACGCGAAATCATTTTCAGTGACAGCTTATATAACCAATTTCAATTTCCGCCTTATTTAAGATTGGATTTTAAAATAAATTTCCTGGTAAATAATCCCAAAGCTTCCCACGAGATAGGCATAGACCTGATCAATGTCACCAACCGGAGAAACATATTAAACTACACATTTGCGCCGGTGCAAGGCACAGACAGACCTCCCATCAAACTCAACTATCAATTGGGCTTTTTACCCCTTTTTTACTATAAAATCAATTTTCAGGCAAATGTGCGGTAG
- the uvrC gene encoding UvrABC system protein C, whose translation MNENLFDIRSDVEKNLALIPEKPGVYRFYDQNKTILYVGKAKNLRKRVSSYFQKEHTSARLKLLVKKIRFFDYIVVASEWEALLLENNLIKKLQPRYNVNLKDDKSYPWIVIVKENFPRIISTRQHQKFKGEKFGPFASVITMRSLMHLIREMFHLRTCKLDLSPEKIRENRYRPCLEYHIGKCKAPCAGKQSEQDYLEEIESAKQIIKGKIDPLKESLQKKMEELADKWEFEKAEEVKRQIQILDDYQHKSTVVSAHLGHLDVITYHRDQTHYFFNYLKVEDGRVVQSYNLHLEAITDEEPEDLIPQVLFECRQIFLSEAKEVIVPQEINWSPENTKITVPKGGEKSRLLELSYKNARQFYMDWLLRKTTSEKAKSIPEILIRLKEDLRINEVPTHIECFDNSNIQGTYAVSSCVVFKYGRPSKKDYRHFNVKTVEGPDDFSTMKEVVYRRYKRLLDENEPLPQLIVIDGGKGQLNAALEALNELQLRGKISIVSIAKRLEEIYFPGDPYPLYLDKKSPSLKLLQHIRNEAHRFAISHHRRKRDVKAIRTQLTKIPGVGEKTASKLIQTFGSIEQIKKSGFEELAKITGQKLAAVILQHLEQEQQR comes from the coding sequence ATGAATGAAAATCTTTTCGATATCCGATCAGATGTTGAAAAGAATCTCGCATTGATACCTGAGAAACCGGGGGTTTACCGTTTTTATGATCAAAACAAAACCATTCTATATGTGGGTAAAGCAAAAAATCTCAGAAAAAGAGTTTCGTCCTATTTCCAAAAAGAACACACCTCAGCACGGTTAAAATTACTGGTAAAAAAAATACGCTTTTTTGATTACATAGTAGTTGCAAGCGAGTGGGAAGCACTTTTGCTGGAAAATAATTTGATAAAAAAACTTCAGCCGCGATATAATGTAAATCTTAAAGATGATAAATCCTATCCATGGATTGTCATTGTCAAAGAAAATTTTCCAAGAATAATCAGCACAAGGCAACACCAAAAATTTAAAGGCGAAAAATTTGGTCCTTTTGCCTCGGTCATCACCATGCGATCTTTAATGCATTTAATCAGGGAAATGTTTCATCTACGCACATGCAAACTTGACCTAAGTCCGGAAAAAATCCGGGAAAACCGCTACAGACCGTGCCTGGAATATCACATCGGAAAATGCAAAGCCCCGTGTGCCGGCAAACAATCAGAACAAGATTATTTAGAAGAAATAGAAAGTGCCAAACAAATCATCAAAGGTAAAATAGATCCGTTGAAAGAATCGTTGCAAAAAAAAATGGAGGAACTGGCCGATAAATGGGAATTCGAAAAAGCAGAAGAAGTAAAACGTCAAATACAAATTTTGGATGATTACCAACACAAAAGCACTGTTGTTTCAGCCCACCTTGGACATTTAGATGTAATAACCTATCACCGCGACCAGACGCATTATTTTTTCAATTACTTAAAGGTTGAAGACGGTCGTGTTGTTCAGTCATACAACCTACACCTGGAGGCAATCACCGATGAAGAACCGGAAGATTTAATCCCTCAAGTTTTGTTTGAGTGCAGACAGATATTCCTATCGGAAGCAAAAGAAGTAATCGTACCCCAGGAAATCAATTGGTCGCCTGAAAACACCAAAATAACCGTACCAAAGGGAGGAGAAAAAAGCCGTTTGTTGGAATTGTCCTACAAAAATGCCCGCCAATTTTACATGGATTGGTTGTTGAGAAAAACTACATCCGAAAAAGCCAAATCGATTCCGGAGATTTTGATCCGCCTGAAAGAGGATTTACGTATCAATGAAGTACCCACACATATAGAATGTTTTGACAATTCGAATATCCAGGGAACATATGCTGTTTCATCTTGCGTGGTTTTCAAATACGGCAGGCCTTCCAAAAAAGATTACAGACATTTCAATGTCAAAACCGTCGAAGGACCGGATGATTTTTCCACGATGAAAGAGGTGGTGTATCGCCGTTACAAAAGATTGCTTGACGAAAATGAGCCACTGCCTCAATTGATCGTCATCGATGGAGGCAAAGGGCAATTAAACGCCGCTCTTGAAGCGTTGAACGAGCTGCAATTGAGAGGTAAAATCAGTATTGTGTCAATAGCCAAAAGATTGGAGGAAATTTATTTTCCCGGTGATCCTTACCCACTTTATCTCGACAAAAAATCACCCTCTTTGAAACTATTGCAACATATCCGAAATGAAGCACACCGTTTTGCCATCAGCCATCACAGAAGAAAAAGAGATGTTAAGGCCATCCGGACACAATTGACAAAAATTCCCGGCGTAGGCGAAAAAACTGCCTCAAAACTCATTCAAACTTTCGGTTCTATAGAACAGATCAAAAAATCCGGTTTTGAAGAATTGGCCAAAATTACCGGCCAAAAACTGGCTGCAGTGATCCTACAACACCTTGAACAGGAACAACAACGTTAA
- the ctaA gene encoding heme A synthase, producing the protein MRRFLKYRDKGFMIWLATGCVLIFVMVLIGGLTRLTHSGLSMVDWTLFGSTPPFNQSDWEHLFEQYKQYPEYKQVNFNFSLEDFKKIFWWEYIHRMIGRLMGLIFIAGWIYFSMKKIILPPLHKRLLILGLLGLSQGLLGWYMVQSGLLDRPDVSHYRLAMHLGTAFITFAYNLWLLLSIGFEEKLEINHQRNPGIGKWLVVFNVLLFLQIIYGAFVAGLDAGFVFNDWPLMDNSRGQWMADAVTAMQPFWKNWVENIAGVQFIHRHIPYLLFVIWTIVWLKSRKQLLSKSQTNSIRWIGLALLLQFILGVTTLLMHTPLLLASLHQLGGFILWAMGIFALHRFFTK; encoded by the coding sequence ATGAGACGTTTTTTAAAATACCGTGACAAAGGTTTTATGATCTGGTTAGCTACAGGATGCGTATTGATTTTTGTTATGGTTTTGATTGGGGGGCTCACCAGATTGACGCATTCAGGCCTCAGCATGGTCGATTGGACTCTTTTCGGTTCTACTCCGCCATTTAACCAATCGGATTGGGAGCACCTTTTCGAGCAATACAAACAATATCCGGAATATAAACAGGTAAACTTCAACTTTTCACTGGAAGATTTTAAAAAAATTTTTTGGTGGGAATATATTCATCGTATGATTGGCCGATTGATGGGATTGATTTTTATTGCAGGATGGATTTACTTCTCTATGAAGAAAATTATTCTGCCTCCATTGCACAAACGCTTACTGATATTGGGGTTACTTGGGTTGTCGCAAGGATTGTTGGGTTGGTATATGGTACAAAGCGGGCTGCTTGACCGCCCGGATGTGAGCCACTACAGATTGGCCATGCATTTAGGAACGGCATTCATCACGTTTGCATATAACCTTTGGTTGTTGCTGTCGATTGGCTTTGAAGAAAAATTAGAAATCAACCATCAACGCAATCCCGGCATTGGGAAATGGCTTGTTGTCTTTAACGTTTTGCTGTTTTTACAAATCATTTATGGTGCCTTCGTGGCCGGTCTTGATGCCGGCTTTGTTTTTAACGACTGGCCTCTAATGGACAATTCAAGGGGGCAATGGATGGCCGATGCCGTCACGGCCATGCAGCCCTTTTGGAAAAATTGGGTTGAAAATATTGCGGGGGTACAATTTATCCATAGGCATATTCCATATCTACTTTTTGTTATCTGGACGATAGTTTGGCTTAAATCCCGGAAACAACTCCTTTCCAAATCCCAAACCAACTCCATACGTTGGATTGGTTTAGCACTTCTGCTACAATTCATACTGGGGGTCACCACATTATTGATGCACACTCCATTGTTGTTAGCTTCACTTCATCAACTGGGAGGATTTATTTTATGGGCAATGGGCATTTTTGCCCTTCATAGATTTTTCACAAAATGA
- the gldD gene encoding gliding motility lipoprotein GldD: MLNINLFLLLVLVLGSVTACVEEERFYPKPTGYFRIDLPEKRYLTFNDTLCPFVFDIPDYAHPVKRTDEFCWYNLEIPRYKATIHLSYKIVDNNLPLLTEDSRLLVMKHISKAGNIKENLILDTLHHVYGTVYELTGNVGSVMQFHLTDSSKHFLRGSLYFNVVPNADSLQPVADYLKTDIYRLIETFQWK; this comes from the coding sequence ATGCTTAATATAAACTTATTTCTCCTGCTTGTGTTGGTTTTAGGCAGCGTCACCGCTTGTGTCGAAGAAGAAAGATTTTACCCGAAACCAACAGGATATTTCAGAATAGATTTGCCGGAAAAAAGATACCTTACGTTTAATGACACATTGTGTCCATTTGTTTTTGATATTCCGGATTATGCCCATCCTGTCAAAAGAACCGACGAATTTTGCTGGTATAACCTTGAAATCCCACGGTATAAGGCAACCATACATTTGAGTTACAAAATTGTAGATAACAACCTGCCGTTGTTGACCGAAGACAGCCGTTTGCTTGTTATGAAACATATCAGCAAAGCAGGTAACATCAAAGAAAATTTGATTCTCGACACTTTGCATCATGTCTACGGAACGGTCTATGAACTAACCGGGAATGTCGGATCGGTCATGCAGTTTCATTTAACTGACAGCAGCAAACATTTTTTGCGTGGATCGCTTTACTTCAATGTTGTCCCTAATGCCGACTCTCTTCAACCTGTGGCCGATTACTTAAAAACAGACATATACCGTTTGATTGAAACTTTTCAATGGAAATGA
- the mdh gene encoding malate dehydrogenase: MKVSVIGAGNVGATCADVIARKEIVEEVVLLDIKEGFAEGKALDIWETAPVELYDTRVYGSTNDYEKTKNSDVVVITSGLPRKPGMSRDDLISTNANIVKSVTENVIKYSPNAIIIVVSNPLDVMTYCAYLTAKVDSSRVFGMAGVLDTARYRAFLAEELNVSVKDIQAMLLGGHGDTMVPLPRYTTVSGIPVTQLISKEKLDAIIERTKFGGGEIVKLLGTSAWYAPGASAAQMVEAIIKNQRRILPVCAYLNGEYGLKDIYLGVPVILGKNGVEKIIELDLNEEEKALLYQSADAVKTVMNVLDEMKLCS, translated from the coding sequence ATGAAAGTATCAGTAATAGGAGCAGGCAACGTAGGCGCAACATGTGCCGATGTCATTGCCAGAAAAGAAATTGTAGAAGAGGTAGTGCTGTTGGACATCAAAGAGGGGTTTGCCGAAGGCAAAGCTCTTGACATATGGGAAACAGCACCTGTCGAACTTTACGACACAAGAGTATATGGTTCGACCAACGATTATGAAAAAACCAAAAATTCTGATGTAGTTGTAATCACGTCGGGGTTGCCAAGAAAACCCGGAATGAGCCGTGACGATTTAATTTCGACCAATGCAAACATTGTCAAAAGTGTGACGGAAAATGTCATCAAATATTCTCCCAATGCCATCATCATTGTAGTATCCAATCCATTGGACGTAATGACATATTGTGCCTATCTTACTGCCAAGGTGGATTCATCGAGAGTATTTGGAATGGCCGGTGTGCTGGACACTGCCCGTTACCGTGCCTTTTTGGCCGAGGAGCTGAATGTATCGGTCAAAGACATTCAGGCAATGCTACTCGGTGGTCACGGAGACACGATGGTTCCCTTGCCAAGATATACCACTGTTTCCGGAATCCCCGTTACCCAGTTGATTTCAAAAGAGAAGTTGGATGCCATCATTGAACGAACCAAATTTGGTGGAGGGGAAATCGTAAAATTGCTTGGCACTTCTGCATGGTATGCGCCGGGTGCGTCTGCAGCACAAATGGTTGAAGCAATCATCAAGAATCAAAGGAGAATTTTACCCGTTTGTGCATACTTGAATGGGGAATATGGTTTAAAGGATATTTATCTGGGTGTTCCTGTGATTCTTGGAAAAAATGGAGTGGAAAAAATTATAGAACTCGATCTTAACGAAGAAGAAAAGGCATTGCTGTATCAATCGGCTGATGCAGTAAAAACTGTTATGAATGTGCTTGACGAAATGAAACTTTGCAGCTAA
- a CDS encoding DNA-directed RNA polymerase sigma-70 factor, producing the protein MKKLTEKELLKAIEGCKKNDRQSQKIIYMHYYSTLLPVCYRYTSNRDEALDLLHDVFLKIFEKIKKYKHTGSFEGWLKRLTVNYAIDRYRKNKNIRPLSTDDEEHPIQISEVEPDDDSIFTRVSSSDLVDAIRQLPDGYKMVFCLYYLEEMSHKEIAEKLNINEGTSKSNLFKAKAKLKDILTKKLLLKS; encoded by the coding sequence ATGAAAAAATTAACAGAAAAAGAATTATTAAAAGCCATTGAAGGGTGTAAAAAAAATGACCGACAAAGTCAAAAAATAATATATATGCATTATTATTCCACATTATTGCCTGTCTGCTATCGATACACATCCAACCGCGATGAAGCTCTTGACTTGTTACATGATGTTTTTTTAAAAATTTTTGAGAAAATAAAAAAATATAAACATACGGGTTCATTTGAAGGATGGTTAAAACGATTAACTGTAAACTATGCCATTGATCGATATAGAAAAAACAAAAATATCCGCCCCCTTTCCACAGATGACGAAGAACACCCCATTCAAATTAGCGAAGTAGAGCCGGATGATGATTCAATTTTTACCCGGGTCTCTTCTTCCGATTTGGTGGATGCCATACGTCAATTGCCTGATGGGTACAAAATGGTATTTTGTTTGTATTATTTAGAAGAAATGTCACATAAAGAGATAGCCGAAAAACTAAATATAAATGAAGGGACTTCAAAATCCAATTTGTTTAAAGCAAAAGCAAAACTAAAAGATATTTTAACCAAAAAATTATTGTTAAAATCATGA
- the fcl gene encoding GDP-L-fucose synthase: MDKKSRIYVAGHRGMVGSALLRKLQKEGFENIITRTSSELDLTRQYDVEKFFEENRPDYVFLAAAKVGGILANNTYRADFIYKNLMIEANVIHASYLYGVKKLLFLGSSCIYPKMAPQPMKEEYLLTGPLECTNEPYAIAKITGIKLCENYRKQYGCNFISVMPTNLYGPNDNYDLQNSHVLPALLRKFHTAKIKGLPYVEIWGTGTPKREFLHVDDLADACLFLMEKYDGDLWLNVGTGKDISIKDLALMIKEIVGYEGELKFDTTKPDGTPRKLLDVSRIHALGWKHKIELDTGIRMVYEQEVKKMEFFENA, encoded by the coding sequence ATGGATAAAAAATCAAGAATATATGTGGCAGGTCACAGAGGTATGGTGGGATCCGCATTGTTAAGAAAGTTGCAAAAAGAAGGATTTGAAAATATTATCACCCGGACTTCAAGTGAATTGGATCTTACCAGGCAATATGATGTAGAGAAATTTTTTGAAGAAAATCGTCCTGATTATGTTTTTTTGGCTGCTGCAAAAGTGGGAGGAATCCTGGCAAACAATACTTACCGCGCAGATTTTATATACAAAAATTTAATGATAGAAGCAAATGTAATCCATGCATCTTATCTTTACGGTGTTAAAAAACTTTTGTTTCTGGGATCATCATGTATCTATCCAAAAATGGCACCACAGCCGATGAAAGAGGAATATCTGCTCACCGGACCTTTGGAATGCACAAACGAACCTTATGCCATAGCCAAAATAACCGGCATAAAACTTTGTGAAAATTACAGGAAACAGTACGGATGTAATTTTATATCCGTAATGCCTACAAACTTATATGGGCCCAATGACAATTATGACTTGCAAAATTCACACGTCTTGCCGGCATTGTTGAGAAAATTTCATACAGCCAAAATAAAAGGGTTGCCTTATGTTGAGATATGGGGTACAGGCACGCCCAAAAGAGAATTTCTGCATGTGGATGACCTTGCCGATGCCTGTTTGTTTTTAATGGAAAAATATGACGGGGACCTATGGTTGAATGTAGGTACCGGTAAGGATATCAGCATCAAGGATCTGGCTTTGATGATAAAAGAAATTGTGGGTTATGAAGGAGAATTAAAATTTGACACGACAAAACCGGACGGAACCCCAAGAAAATTGTTGGATGTCAGCAGAATTCATGCTTTGGGATGGAAGCACAAAATAGAACTTGATACAGGTATTCGCATGGTATATGAGCAGGAAGTGAAAAAAATGGAATTTTTTGAAAATGCATGA